In Apium graveolens cultivar Ventura chromosome 10, ASM990537v1, whole genome shotgun sequence, the following are encoded in one genomic region:
- the LOC141690332 gene encoding uncharacterized protein LOC141690332, which produces MVRDKQQKQSKHGKHSKHPRPPLAPTKPKTKKTSKNQNNNNVVLVEEATTPSQQLSFFLNYYQSSNKIQLSSLELDSFKDSCIAELPKELAQDASNLSEHMKTAFGQSWRHELCEKQIVPEKIEPGNPALLVISLSALRSLELYRGLRPLSKECHIVKLFSKHMKVEDQVSSLKSRVNIASGTPSRIKKLIDMEVLGLSRLQIIVLDMHTDVKGYSLLSLPQIRDEFWDLYKCYFHQRVLKGDLRICLYGPTPVIYKGKKNIIDK; this is translated from the exons ATGGTGAGAGATAAACAGCAAAAACAATCCAAACATGGTAAACACAGCAAACATCCTCGTCCGCCACTCGCCCCCACCAAACCCAAAACCAAGAAGACATCCaaaaatcaaaacaacaacaATGTTGTACTAGTAGAAGAAGCAACCACCCCTTCTCAGCAATTGTCTTTCTTCCTTAATTATTACCAGTCTTCTAATAAAATTCAACTCTCTTCTCTTGAACTCGATTCTTTTAAAG ATAGTTGTATTGCTGAGCTACCTAAAGAGCTAGCTCAAGATGCCAGCAATTTGAGTGAACATATGAAGACTGCTTTTGGACAGTCTTGGAGACACGAGCTTTGCGAAAAACAGATTGTACCGGAAAAGATTGAACCTGGGAATCCAGCACTTCTCGTGATTAGTTTGTCTGCATTGAGATCATTGGAACTTTACAG GGGATTAAGACCGTTGAGTAAGGAATGTCATATTGTAAAGCttttctcaaaacatatgaagGTTGAAGACCAG GTGTCCTCCTTAAAGAGTCGTGTTAATATTGCAAGTGGCACACCAAGCAG GATCAAGAAGCTGATCGATATGGAAGTTTTAGGATTGTCACGGTTACAAATTATTGTGCTTGACATGCACACTGATGTAAAGGGCTATTCATTACTTTCACTTCCTCAAATCAG GGATGAGTTTTGGGACTTGTACAAGTGCTACTTTCACCAAAGAGTACTTAAAGGTGATCTTCGCATCTGCCTCTATGGTCCAACACCAGTTATTTACAAGGGAAAGAAAAATATCATTGATAAGTGA
- the LOC141692476 gene encoding ras-related protein RABE1a-like gives MAAPPVRARADYDFLVKLLLIGDSGVGKSCLLLRFSDDSFTTSFITTIGIDFKIRTIELDGKRIKLQIWDTAGQERFRTITTAYYRGAMGILLVYDVTDESSFNNIRNWIRNIEQHASDNVNKILIGNKADMDESKRAVPTSRGQALADEYGIKFFETSAKTNLNVEQVFFSIARDIKQRLAESETKTEPQTIKINKPDPGKDQTAAPQKSACCGT, from the exons ATGGCGGCTCCGCCTGTGAGAGCTAGAGCAGATTACGACTTTCTCGTCAAGCTTCTACTTATCGGCGATAGTG GGGTTGGAAAGAGTTGCTTGTTACTCCGTTTCTCTGATGATTCATTCACAACAAGTTTTATTACCACAATTGG aattgattttaaaattCGGACTATTGAGCTTGACGGTAAGCGCATCAAACTACAAATATGGGACACTGCTGGTCAAGAACGATTTCGGACTATCACAACAG CTTATTACAGGGGTGCAATGGGCATACTTTTGGTTTATGATGTCACCGATGAGTCGTCCTTTAACA ACATCAGGAATTGGATTCGTAACATAGAGCAGCATGCCTCTGATAATGTGAACAAGATACTGATTGGTAATAAAGCTGACATGGACGAGAGCAAAAGG GCTGTGCCAACATCTCGGGGACAAGCGCTAGCTGATGAATATGGCATCAAATTTTTTGAGACA AGTGCAAAGACAAATTTGAATGTGGAGCAAGTTTTCTTTTCCATTGCGAGAGACATAAAGCAAAGATTAGCAGAGAGCGAGACCAAAACAGAG CCTCAAACCATCAAAATCAATAAACCTGATCCAGGCAAGGATCAGACTGCAGCTCCACAAAAATCAGCATGCTGTGGTACTTAA
- the LOC141690333 gene encoding ras-related protein RABC2a-like has protein sequence MGSSSGQGGGGSNYDLSFKILLIGDSAVGKSSLLLTFISNSVDQDISPTIGVDFKIKQLTVGGKKLKLTIWDTAGQERFRTLTSSYYRGAQGIILVYDVTRRDTFTNLSDVWAKEVDLYSTNQNCVKMLVGNKVDIESERVVSREEGIALAKEHGCLFLECSAKTRENVEQCFEELALKIMEVPSLSEEGSSIVKRNILKQKPEYQTQSGGCCS, from the exons ATGGGATCATCTTCGGGACAAGGTGGTGGTGGAAGCAACTACGATCTGTCGTTTAAGATCTTGCTCATCGGTGATTCTGCCGTCGGCAAAAGCAGTCTTCTTCTCACTTTCATTTCCAATTCTGTTGATCAAGATATCTCTCCCACCATTG GTGTAGATTTCAAAATCAAGCAGCTTACAGTTGGTGGGAAAAAGTTGAAGCTGACCATTTGGGACACTG CTGGACAAGAGAGGTTCAGGACATTGACAAGCTCCTATTATAGAGGTGCCCAAGGGATTATTCTTG TTTATGATGTTACAAGGAGAGACACATTTACAAACTTATCAGATGTATGGGCGAAAGAAGTGGACCTCTACTCCACAAATCAGAATTGTGTCAAGATGCTTGTTGGAAACAAAGTTGACATT GAATCAGAAAGGGTTGTAAGTAGGGAAGAAGGGATTGCTCTGGCAAAAGAGCATGGATGCTTATTTCTTGAATGTAGTGCTAAAACTCGAGAAAATGTGGAGCAATGCTTTGAAGAGCTTGCACTAAAG ATAATGGAGGTTCCAAGTCTTTCAGAAGAAGGATCAAGCATAGTTAAGAGAAACATACTAAAACAAAAGCCAGAATATCAGACACAAAGCGGTGGTTGTTGCTCTTAA